The Halorussus gelatinilyticus genome contains the following window.
CCGGAGTCGTCCGCCATCGGCTCAGTGCAGGAACTCCCGGACGCCCTCGGCGTCGCGCGCGCTCAGAACGTCGTCGGCCTGCGCCCACCCGCGGCGGGCGGTGTGGACGCCGTACCGGACGAGTCCGTACTCCGGCGGGGAGTGGGCGTCGGTGTCGATGGCGATAGTCGCGCCCTCCTCGACGGCCTGCTTGACCGCGCTCCCCCACAAATCGAGTCGGTGGGGGTTGCTGTTGACTTCGAGCGCGGTGTCGTGGTCGGCGGCGGCGCGCGCCACCGCGTCCACGTCCAGTTCGAGACCGGGGCGCTGGTGTATCATCCGGCCGCTCGGGTGGCCGATAATATCGACGCTCGGGTGTTCGGCGGCCGCGACGAGACGGTCGGTCCCGTCGCCCTCTAACTTGCTGTGGGGCGAGGCGACCACGCAGTCGAGGTCCGCGAGCAGGTCGTCGGCGACGCTAATTCCGCCGTCTTCGGCGATGTTGGCCTCGACGCCCGCGAAGACGGTGATCGGGAGGTCGTCCTCGATGGCTCGAATCTCGGCCAACTGCTCGCGCAGTTCGTCGTCGTCCAGTCCGACGCCGCCGACCATCCCCGGCCCGGTCGCGTGGTCGCAGACGGAGATGTAGTCGTGGCCGAACTCGGCGGCGGCCTCGGCCATCTCCTCGATGGTGAATCCGCCGTCGGACCAGTGGGTGTGGAGATGGAGGTCGCCCCGGACGTCGCCCTCTCCGACGAGGTCCGGCAGGTCGCCGTCCGCGGCGGCCGCGATTTCTCCGCGGTCCTCGCGCATCTCGGGTTCGACGCACGGCAGGCCGACCGCTTCGTACATCCCTTCCTCGGTTTCGCCGGCGACGCGTTCGCCGACGCGCTGGCCTGCGTCCGGGTCCTCCACGTCGGAGACGTCGAAGACGCCGTACTCGTTGATTTTGAAGCCCCGGTCGATGGCGTAGTTCCGGAACCGGATGTTGTGTTCCTTGCTCCCGGTGAAGTACTGGAGCGCCGACCCGAACTCCTCGGGCACGACGACGCGCAAATCGACGCGCTGGCCGTCCGAGCGCACGCTGGCCTTGTCGGTCCCCGCCTCGATTACCTCGTCGGCCTCGTCCCACTCGGTGAACGCGTCGATGACCGCTTGGCGGTCGTCGCTTCCGACGAGCACGTCGATGTCGCCGATAGTCGGCTTCCAGCGCCGCAGTGACCCGGCGAGTTCACACCGGCCCGCCTCCGGAATCGCCTCGAAGAACTCCAGCGCGGCCTCGCCGACCGGCCGGGCGTCGCCCAGTAGCTCGCGGCCCTGCGACTGACGGGCGAACTCGATACCCTCCAGGATGTTCTGCTCGGTCTTCTCGCCGAACCCCGAGACGTCCCGAATCTCCCCCTCGCGGGCGGCGTTCTCGAGGTCGTCCAAGTCCCGCACGTCGAGCGCCCGGTAGAGGTCCCCGACCGTCTTCGGACCGACGCCCTCGACGCTCGTGAGTTCGGCCATCTCGACCGGCATCTCGGCGCGCTCCTCCTCCAACTGCTCGAAGGTGCCCGTCTCGACGGCTTCCACGACCTTCTCGGAGATGGACTCGCCGACGTCCTGAATCCGCTGGACGGCCTCCGGACCCTCGGCGGCCAACTTCTCGATATCCTCGGGGGAGTCGCGAATGCTCTCGGCCGCCCGCTCGTACACCTTCGGCTTGTAATCGACGCCTTGGGCGGAGAGTAGGTCGGCGTACGTTTCGAGTAAGTCGGCGACTTCGGCGTTTCGTGACATGGCTCTATAATCGTCCGCGCTTGTTGGCGTCTTCCCGGCCGAGCGCCTGCTTGAGGAACGACATCCAGCGTTTCTGGTCGGCGGCCTCTTGGGCCTCGCTCTCGCGTTCGAGGTCGGTCGGACCGAGGCTTTCGAGCGCGTTGAGCGCCCGGTCGATGCCGATGATGGCGGCCACGAGTTCCTCGCCCTCCTCGAAGCTGATGTCGGCCTCCTCCAGCAGTTGCCGGCGCTGGACGCGCTCGCGTCGGAGGTTCTTCTTGGCCTCGTCCACCCGCTCACGCTCGCCCGCCGGGACGGTGTCGCGGCGCTTGATTTCGAAGACGAACTCCCGGAGGTCGATCGCCTCGCCCTGCACGTCGATGGTCTCGGGAATCGTCGCGCCGACCGTCGCGCCCTCGCGCTCGACGCGCTCCAGCAGTTGCTTGCGCTCGTACTCCTTCACGTCTCCCTCTCGGGCCGCCAGCGTCAAAAATTCGCCGGGAGTGCCCGCCGCGTCGTCGCTCGTCGGCGACCGCGGTTCCGGAGGCGCGACGCGCCGTCACAGATACGGGCGACGACTGCCGGGGGATGCGCCCCGGAAATAATCGCGGGGCGGCGCTATGACTCGATTCAAAGCATAGGTGGGTGGAGCGTTTACGGGGGTGCATGAAGAAGCCCGGAGAGGTGTTCGCGGACGCGAGCGTCTACGACCCCGGTATCGAGGCCATCGTCCCGCGATACGACGAACTCCACGACACCATCCTCAACGCACCGCCCCACGACCGAGACGAACCCGTCAGCGTCCTCGAACTCGGCGCGGGGACCGGCGAACTCACGACCAAACTCCTCACGCGGTTCCCCGAGAGCGAGGTGCTGGCCGTGGACCACAGCGACCGGATGCTCGAACAGGCCGAGCGCAAACTGGCGAC
Protein-coding sequences here:
- a CDS encoding helix-hairpin-helix domain-containing protein is translated as MSRNAEVADLLETYADLLSAQGVDYKPKVYERAAESIRDSPEDIEKLAAEGPEAVQRIQDVGESISEKVVEAVETGTFEQLEEERAEMPVEMAELTSVEGVGPKTVGDLYRALDVRDLDDLENAAREGEIRDVSGFGEKTEQNILEGIEFARQSQGRELLGDARPVGEAALEFFEAIPEAGRCELAGSLRRWKPTIGDIDVLVGSDDRQAVIDAFTEWDEADEVIEAGTDKASVRSDGQRVDLRVVVPEEFGSALQYFTGSKEHNIRFRNYAIDRGFKINEYGVFDVSDVEDPDAGQRVGERVAGETEEGMYEAVGLPCVEPEMREDRGEIAAAADGDLPDLVGEGDVRGDLHLHTHWSDGGFTIEEMAEAAAEFGHDYISVCDHATGPGMVGGVGLDDDELREQLAEIRAIEDDLPITVFAGVEANIAEDGGISVADDLLADLDCVVASPHSKLEGDGTDRLVAAAEHPSVDIIGHPSGRMIHQRPGLELDVDAVARAAADHDTALEVNSNPHRLDLWGSAVKQAVEEGATIAIDTDAHSPPEYGLVRYGVHTARRGWAQADDVLSARDAEGVREFLH
- a CDS encoding DUF5788 family protein, which translates into the protein MKEYERKQLLERVEREGATVGATIPETIDVQGEAIDLREFVFEIKRRDTVPAGERERVDEAKKNLRRERVQRRQLLEEADISFEEGEELVAAIIGIDRALNALESLGPTDLERESEAQEAADQKRWMSFLKQALGREDANKRGRL